One window of Chloroflexus aggregans DSM 9485 genomic DNA carries:
- the sucD gene encoding succinate--CoA ligase subunit alpha has translation MSILIDANTRLLVQGITGKEGEFHTRQMLDYGTKVVAGVVPGRGGQMAIDGRVPVFNTVSEAVAATGANTAVIYVPAPFAPDAIRESAAARIPLIVCITEGIPALDMVSTYAFVQECGVRLIGPNCPGLLTPGAAKVGIIPGNIAMPGPVGIVSKSGTLTYEAVDALTRIGIGQSTIVGIGGDPIIGTNFIDVLAMFEADPQTEAIVLIGEIGGTAEQEAAAYIKAHVTKPVVGFIAGQTAPPGKRMGHAGAIISGGEGTAQEKIAALESVGVRVARMPTDIAGLVKEALATRAVQ, from the coding sequence GTGAGCATCTTGATCGATGCCAACACCCGGTTGTTGGTACAAGGCATTACCGGCAAAGAGGGCGAGTTTCACACCCGTCAAATGCTTGACTACGGCACGAAAGTAGTAGCCGGAGTAGTACCGGGGCGAGGCGGCCAGATGGCGATTGATGGGCGAGTGCCGGTGTTTAATACGGTGTCGGAAGCCGTTGCGGCGACCGGAGCCAACACAGCGGTGATTTACGTTCCGGCCCCGTTTGCCCCTGATGCAATTCGGGAATCGGCGGCAGCGCGGATTCCTCTCATTGTCTGCATTACCGAAGGAATTCCGGCGCTTGATATGGTCAGCACCTATGCGTTTGTCCAAGAGTGTGGTGTGCGGCTCATCGGGCCGAATTGTCCTGGGCTACTCACGCCGGGCGCAGCCAAAGTTGGGATCATTCCGGGGAACATCGCGATGCCGGGGCCGGTGGGTATTGTCAGCAAATCGGGCACCTTGACATACGAGGCCGTTGATGCACTTACCCGGATTGGAATCGGTCAGAGTACTATCGTCGGTATTGGGGGTGATCCGATTATCGGGACCAACTTTATCGATGTACTGGCAATGTTTGAAGCCGATCCGCAGACCGAGGCGATTGTGCTGATCGGTGAGATTGGTGGGACGGCCGAGCAAGAGGCTGCCGCGTATATCAAAGCACACGTAACCAAGCCGGTCGTTGGCTTCATTGCCGGGCAGACGGCCCCGCCCGGAAAGCGGATGGGCCATGCCGGCGCGATTATCAGCGGTGGCGAAGGCACTGCACAAGAGAAGATCGCAGCGCTGGAAAGCGTTGGGGTACGGGTTGCCCGCATGCCCACCGACATTGCCGGTCTGGTGAAAGAGGCATTAGCTACCCGCGCCGTCCAATAA
- a CDS encoding GAF domain-containing sensor histidine kinase, whose translation MPPLAINQRQLETLSQLLIAGGHHEVPDLLQASLDRLIAFWPAQAGALLYISPYGETIKVTRGQLDAETNSLIEQAREGFARRDDNGEPIVGSYSIDDSRDLIELPLQSGGQGVGLLHLVVSRTDQQSGNQQPLDEELLVLLVRAIGGEADKIAMLRRAERDLRELHLLYEIGQLLAVNLDLTSLLNDIKLRAPKVVGAERCSIFILDEETNELVLEIPGEQRRYRMPADRGIAGWVVTHGVGQIVNDVEHDPRWYDAISREADFVTRSIVCVPMRVKDRIIGAMQLLNKIDGQPFNEQDLQLLTTLAAQAAIAIENARLYQRLKEERDRLLQKEAEVRHAIARDLHDGPTQSIAAIAMNIEFIKRLFKAMPERVPAELDTLAELVQKTTHDIRNLLFELRPLGLETQGLLVTLQQYVERWRDPSGHDTKLRLEAPAHVPRLPPEIEGAIFIILQEAINNARKHARSDSITIYLYVEEDHLVASVRDRGCGFNVAAVESGYTNRGSLGLLNMKERARLIGADLRIRSEIGQGTTVELRIPLNHTQ comes from the coding sequence ATGCCGCCGCTTGCAATTAACCAACGCCAACTGGAAACGCTGAGTCAGCTCCTGATTGCCGGCGGACACCACGAAGTGCCCGATCTGCTCCAGGCGTCGCTCGACCGCTTGATTGCATTCTGGCCGGCCCAAGCCGGTGCCTTGCTTTATATCTCTCCCTACGGTGAGACGATTAAGGTCACACGTGGTCAGCTCGACGCCGAAACGAATTCGCTGATCGAACAGGCACGTGAAGGGTTTGCCCGGCGTGATGATAACGGTGAACCCATTGTTGGTTCCTACTCGATTGACGATAGTCGCGATCTGATCGAGTTGCCATTGCAAAGCGGTGGTCAGGGGGTTGGGCTGCTCCATCTGGTGGTGAGTCGCACCGATCAACAATCCGGCAACCAACAGCCACTCGACGAAGAACTCCTCGTGCTGCTGGTGCGCGCCATCGGTGGCGAAGCCGATAAGATTGCGATGTTGCGGCGTGCCGAGCGCGATCTGCGGGAACTGCATTTACTCTACGAAATCGGTCAGTTGCTTGCCGTGAACCTCGATCTGACCAGCCTGCTCAACGATATTAAACTGCGGGCGCCGAAAGTGGTCGGTGCCGAACGATGCTCGATCTTTATTCTCGATGAAGAGACCAACGAGCTGGTGCTAGAAATACCCGGTGAGCAGCGCCGGTATCGCATGCCGGCCGATCGCGGGATCGCCGGCTGGGTCGTGACTCATGGGGTTGGGCAGATTGTCAACGATGTCGAGCACGATCCGCGCTGGTATGATGCGATCAGCCGCGAAGCCGACTTTGTGACCCGTTCCATCGTGTGTGTGCCGATGCGGGTGAAAGATCGGATCATCGGCGCAATGCAGTTGCTCAACAAAATCGATGGTCAGCCGTTTAACGAGCAGGATTTACAACTGCTCACTACACTTGCTGCCCAAGCGGCTATTGCCATCGAAAATGCACGCCTGTACCAACGGTTAAAGGAAGAACGTGACCGGTTACTGCAAAAAGAAGCCGAGGTACGGCACGCAATCGCTCGCGATCTCCACGATGGCCCGACTCAGAGCATTGCCGCAATTGCGATGAATATCGAGTTTATTAAGCGTCTGTTTAAGGCAATGCCGGAACGTGTCCCCGCCGAACTCGATACGCTCGCCGAGTTAGTTCAAAAGACAACCCACGATATTCGTAACTTGCTCTTTGAGTTGCGACCGCTTGGCCTCGAAACACAAGGTTTGTTAGTAACCCTCCAACAGTACGTTGAACGTTGGCGTGATCCCTCGGGTCACGATACGAAACTGCGGCTCGAGGCACCGGCCCACGTGCCACGGCTACCTCCCGAAATTGAAGGCGCCATCTTTATCATTTTGCAGGAAGCTATTAATAACGCCCGCAAGCACGCGCGCAGCGATTCGATCACGATTTATTTGTATGTCGAAGAGGACCATCTTGTGGCGAGTGTGCGTGACCGTGGTTGCGGATTTAACGTCGCTGCAGTGGAGAGTGGCTATACCAACCGTGGTAGCCTCGGTCTGCTCAACATGAAAGAGCGTGCCCGCCTCATCGGCGCCGATCTCCGCATTCGGAGCGAGATTGGGCAAGGAACGACGGTAGAGCTGCGGATCCCGCTCAATCATACTCAGTAA
- a CDS encoding metallophosphoesterase produces MIWTISDLHLSFARPKPMDIFGPGWKDHPERIAQAWRNRVAADDWVLIAGDISWAMKLPDALIDLQWIDALPGTKVLIRGNHDYWCPRSVNSIRRHLPPSLRLIGADALDIGEAVVCGTRGWITPETPGFSEKDQPIYQRELGLLARALTAGRHLAIGKPLIVMIHFPPFVNRQPTEFARMIAASDATTCIYGHLHRRYDWDNAVQGRVDGVYYQLTACDYLGFGPVAVRGLDS; encoded by the coding sequence ATGATCTGGACAATCTCTGACCTCCATCTTTCGTTTGCCCGTCCTAAGCCGATGGACATTTTCGGTCCCGGCTGGAAAGATCATCCCGAACGGATCGCCCAAGCGTGGCGCAATCGGGTCGCCGCCGACGACTGGGTTCTGATTGCCGGTGACATCTCGTGGGCAATGAAATTACCGGATGCACTGATCGATTTACAGTGGATCGACGCCTTGCCCGGCACGAAGGTATTGATCCGCGGGAATCACGACTACTGGTGCCCACGCAGTGTCAACTCGATCCGCCGCCATCTACCGCCGAGCCTGCGCCTGATCGGCGCCGATGCTCTCGATATCGGCGAGGCCGTGGTCTGTGGTACGCGCGGTTGGATCACTCCCGAAACTCCCGGCTTTAGTGAGAAGGATCAACCGATCTACCAGCGTGAACTGGGGCTATTAGCTCGCGCCCTTACCGCCGGACGCCATCTTGCCATCGGCAAGCCGCTGATCGTGATGATCCACTTCCCGCCGTTTGTGAATCGCCAGCCGACCGAGTTCGCCCGTATGATCGCTGCCAGCGATGCGACGACATGCATTTACGGTCATTTGCACCGGCGGTACGATTGGGATAACGCGGTGCAAGGCCGAGTCGATGGGGTGTACTATCAATTGACGGCGTGTGATTATCTGGGGTTTGGACCGGTGGCCGTTCGAGGTCTTGATTCGTAA
- a CDS encoding glycosyltransferase family 39 protein, translating to MRWSWSVFFILSGLAALVLRLYRLDAQSLWLDEGNSWAMAMQPWSVLVLDLVQPNAAYPLYHLLLKAWMAVAGTSEWALRLPSALAGALSVPLLALAARAAAPTDRRRAIVTVAATLIGMWSPFALWYAQEAKVYALVLLVSAAMLWLTLRAVQHDRTADWGWLFGLAIVAFFIHRLTALLTLSAALIWLFSRPRRYAWLIAAGLLLIGVGMIAAMAAGIGSDRAASGASIAADPLRALWLTFTRFSLDRWPGDVPWVWCVPWLVLMVLGLIVVRTVSQRTAPVLGIMGGVPLLLFSLQLVFTRLYEARYLMIIFPVWVVVLALGLAPQRGGSGWRSATVIGSLALSGVLITGGLSLFQPRFGLFSGDPVKEQYREAITELARRLHPDDAVVVHPGYLRPLYDYYMARLSADPAPSPLTFANFWMGETGYSQRDWDAERRVALAGYTRSFLVIAPNHARTVDPPLPGDEYGLVGNFWAFSREQRTWPCGIWRFQGVHLFCQEAPEAYITGAIIEPVTPVTATFGDDLMLLGYTLKATTPAGPGVYRAGGNIPLSLFWDVRRPLAEDYSLFIHLCRDCEQPPVAGDDGQPLAGYLPTSTWLPGKPARDDRAIHIPHDLPPGEYQLLIGWYRPTDPSPEGRLPVRGEGALGAGRLWLATIEIIGDDEGRRGDTDALARTSLSQLGSPSRYKIVVDVWHHQRAYLSR from the coding sequence ATGCGATGGAGCTGGTCGGTGTTCTTTATCCTCAGCGGTTTGGCTGCGCTCGTTCTCCGTCTCTACCGGCTCGATGCCCAGAGCCTCTGGCTTGATGAAGGCAATAGTTGGGCCATGGCGATGCAGCCGTGGTCGGTACTGGTGCTTGATCTGGTGCAACCGAATGCGGCCTATCCACTCTACCACCTCTTACTCAAGGCGTGGATGGCTGTAGCCGGGACAAGCGAATGGGCATTACGGCTGCCCTCGGCGCTGGCCGGTGCGCTTAGTGTGCCGCTGCTGGCGTTGGCTGCACGGGCAGCGGCGCCCACCGACCGGCGGCGCGCTATCGTCACCGTGGCGGCAACGCTGATCGGTATGTGGTCGCCTTTTGCCCTATGGTACGCGCAAGAGGCAAAGGTCTATGCGCTCGTTTTGTTGGTAAGCGCGGCAATGCTCTGGTTGACATTGCGTGCGGTGCAGCACGATCGGACGGCAGATTGGGGATGGCTGTTCGGGTTGGCGATTGTTGCCTTCTTCATCCACCGGTTAACGGCACTACTGACCTTAAGTGCGGCACTGATATGGCTGTTCAGTCGGCCGCGCCGTTACGCATGGCTCATCGCGGCCGGTCTACTGCTCATTGGGGTGGGGATGATTGCGGCAATGGCAGCCGGGATCGGTAGTGACCGTGCCGCCAGCGGTGCGTCAATTGCGGCCGATCCGCTACGGGCGTTGTGGCTGACCTTTACCCGCTTTAGCCTCGACCGTTGGCCGGGCGACGTGCCGTGGGTGTGGTGCGTTCCGTGGCTGGTGCTGATGGTCTTGGGCTTGATCGTGGTACGTACTGTCTCGCAGCGGACGGCACCGGTCTTGGGGATAATGGGCGGGGTACCGTTGTTGCTCTTCTCACTTCAGTTGGTATTCACCCGTCTCTACGAAGCGCGCTACCTGATGATCATCTTTCCGGTGTGGGTGGTGGTGTTGGCGTTAGGGTTGGCTCCACAGCGTGGTGGTTCGGGTTGGCGGTCAGCGACGGTAATCGGGTCATTGGCTCTCAGTGGGGTGCTGATCACCGGTGGCTTGTCACTCTTTCAGCCGCGGTTCGGTCTCTTCTCAGGCGACCCGGTCAAAGAACAGTACCGTGAAGCCATCACCGAATTGGCCCGTCGGCTCCATCCCGACGATGCAGTCGTCGTCCATCCCGGCTATCTACGACCGTTGTACGACTACTACATGGCGCGCTTGAGTGCCGATCCTGCCCCGTCACCCCTGACATTCGCCAATTTCTGGATGGGCGAGACCGGCTATAGTCAGCGTGACTGGGATGCCGAGCGGCGGGTGGCGTTAGCCGGCTATACACGCAGCTTTTTGGTGATTGCGCCGAACCATGCTCGCACTGTTGATCCGCCGTTGCCCGGCGATGAGTACGGACTCGTCGGCAATTTCTGGGCTTTTAGCCGTGAACAGCGGACATGGCCGTGTGGGATTTGGCGTTTTCAAGGTGTACACCTCTTCTGTCAGGAAGCGCCGGAAGCCTACATCACCGGTGCGATAATTGAGCCGGTCACGCCCGTGACGGCGACATTTGGCGATGATCTTATGTTGTTGGGGTATACGCTGAAGGCGACCACACCGGCCGGGCCGGGGGTATACCGCGCTGGCGGCAACATCCCGTTGAGTCTGTTTTGGGATGTTCGCCGTCCGTTGGCGGAAGACTACAGTCTGTTTATTCACCTCTGCCGTGATTGCGAACAGCCGCCGGTAGCGGGTGATGATGGGCAACCATTGGCCGGCTACCTACCGACGAGCACATGGTTGCCGGGCAAGCCGGCTCGTGACGACCGCGCCATTCATATACCGCACGATCTGCCGCCGGGTGAGTATCAGCTTCTGATCGGCTGGTACCGACCAACCGATCCATCACCGGAAGGACGTTTGCCGGTACGCGGTGAGGGTGCGCTGGGGGCGGGTCGTCTTTGGTTGGCAACCATTGAGATTATCGGCGATGATGAGGGGCGGCGGGGTGATACCGACGCGCTTGCCCGGACTTCCCTATCGCAGCTCGGATCTCCATCTCGGTACAAGATAGTTGTAGACGTGTGGCATCATCAACGTGCGTATCTTTCACGATAA
- a CDS encoding glycosyltransferase family 39 protein: protein MAVSDRSVIEKLHVTGDRYAVWATVRALVLILTLALLAGAMAYQAPPQGRVAIGWLGDRLFFGVSPGLGAAPVQRGELFADELTPDSPTGRSRWTRERAVLVLPNVGAGSPLQVTLTAQGWPAEIGWQPTVTVWIDETPVGEFTPSVRWETYTFTVPGIAHRAGDLTITLQTSATLADSRDPRQKGVRLAEVRIESAGEPALFLPPAWPAVALLGWNAVLLYILLARLRLSPPLVYGGAALGIGAAAIGLALARIWMAAILQVAMTGLFVLLVIAYRQPLVFLIQMLVRRYNQGRALGYGLVGVALLCFGYVLLHAINWSAVTGVRLFWQTFPDSLLLALLGTALAALGLTYGRAGLPRLSDAIVDWFAARRGAWVVLVGFTLLWLGFEAVVAATLPYVGHADYSDNAIVARNLVRGRGWVVDYVSQFYTVYERLTRPQETWPLLQPVWIAPFFALFGPTAWAAKIPNFIFDLILVGLMYAVGSWLWDRRVGVTAVILVLTNYLFFRLSIYVTNDLGFVVFNMAALAALLRSHTDQARRWRWLLISAVCTGLMMLQKPSGAMFALGMGLWQLSLLAHELRTLPTRPQRWQRLRTRLAPVVVWSALALLVLSPYLVRNMLLFGKPVYSTESHDAWVLDYRGVSGDAWSEIYRVFAPEWGGPGVPDRSWILRWGFDATLTKFTTQVRELRAYLMPAWPGLPEPLVALFSHDARKNILTPLGAWLALAGVFAAVVFRRQWLSLMLFAYTPYIVFMLTYWRTNEERYWVMIVPWLALLAAWMIWAGYDRLAAIGDRRWAPLGLVLALVAIGTIVAGSQADIEDKVRNEPRIWQQDLAAYEWVQANTPPDAVIMTRLPWQVNWHTERPAVMIPNTDDRALLLQIARHYGARYLVLENQMRVKGDAGRLLAPLMDHSNQPGMVIDGFELLYASPTPDFRAFIYRIPDS, encoded by the coding sequence ATGGCCGTTAGCGATCGTTCAGTCATCGAGAAGCTGCACGTAACCGGAGACCGATATGCAGTCTGGGCGACGGTGCGTGCGCTGGTATTGATTCTGACGCTCGCCCTGTTGGCCGGGGCGATGGCCTATCAAGCGCCACCACAAGGCCGCGTCGCGATCGGTTGGCTCGGTGATCGGCTCTTTTTCGGGGTGAGTCCGGGGCTGGGTGCTGCTCCGGTGCAGCGCGGTGAGTTGTTCGCCGATGAGCTGACTCCCGATTCGCCAACCGGACGGTCACGATGGACACGCGAACGAGCAGTATTGGTGTTGCCGAATGTCGGCGCCGGTTCACCGTTGCAGGTCACGCTAACCGCCCAAGGTTGGCCGGCGGAGATCGGTTGGCAACCGACGGTGACGGTCTGGATCGATGAGACGCCGGTCGGTGAGTTTACGCCGTCGGTACGTTGGGAGACGTACACGTTCACCGTGCCGGGCATTGCGCACCGCGCCGGTGATCTGACGATTACATTGCAAACCTCGGCGACGTTGGCCGATAGTCGTGATCCGCGTCAGAAGGGGGTACGGCTGGCCGAGGTGCGGATTGAGTCGGCGGGCGAGCCGGCGCTATTCTTGCCGCCTGCATGGCCGGCAGTCGCCTTGCTCGGTTGGAATGCTGTGCTGCTCTACATCCTGTTAGCGCGGTTGCGGCTGAGTCCGCCGCTAGTCTATGGCGGTGCCGCGCTGGGTATCGGTGCGGCAGCAATTGGTTTGGCGTTGGCGCGCATCTGGATGGCAGCGATCTTGCAGGTGGCGATGACCGGTTTGTTCGTATTGCTGGTGATTGCCTATCGCCAACCGTTAGTGTTCTTAATCCAGATGTTGGTACGGCGCTATAACCAGGGCCGGGCGCTTGGGTATGGGCTGGTCGGCGTTGCCTTGCTCTGTTTTGGCTATGTGCTCCTGCATGCTATCAATTGGTCGGCAGTGACCGGTGTGCGGTTGTTCTGGCAGACCTTTCCCGATTCGCTTCTACTGGCGCTCTTGGGGACGGCATTGGCTGCGTTAGGGTTAACCTATGGCCGGGCCGGGTTGCCGCGCCTCAGCGATGCAATCGTCGATTGGTTTGCGGCCCGACGTGGTGCGTGGGTGGTGTTGGTAGGCTTTACCCTGCTCTGGTTGGGTTTTGAGGCGGTGGTCGCCGCTACGTTGCCCTACGTCGGACACGCCGATTACAGCGATAATGCCATCGTGGCCCGTAATTTAGTGCGTGGGCGGGGATGGGTGGTCGATTACGTTAGCCAATTCTACACCGTGTACGAACGTTTGACGCGCCCTCAAGAGACGTGGCCGTTGTTGCAGCCGGTCTGGATTGCGCCCTTCTTTGCCCTATTCGGTCCAACGGCATGGGCGGCGAAGATTCCCAATTTTATCTTCGATCTCATCCTGGTGGGGCTGATGTACGCGGTCGGGAGCTGGCTCTGGGATCGGCGGGTCGGGGTAACGGCGGTCATCCTTGTGCTGACCAACTATCTCTTTTTTCGCCTGTCGATCTACGTGACCAACGATTTAGGCTTTGTCGTATTCAATATGGCAGCGCTGGCCGCTCTGTTGCGCAGCCATACCGATCAGGCGCGCCGGTGGCGTTGGTTGCTCATTTCAGCCGTCTGCACCGGGCTAATGATGTTGCAAAAACCGAGTGGTGCCATGTTCGCGCTGGGTATGGGTCTGTGGCAACTATCGTTGCTCGCCCACGAGCTACGAACTCTCCCGACGAGGCCGCAACGCTGGCAACGGCTTCGCACACGGTTGGCGCCGGTGGTGGTCTGGTCGGCGCTGGCACTCCTCGTCCTCTCGCCCTATTTGGTGCGGAACATGCTCTTGTTCGGCAAGCCGGTCTATAGCACCGAAAGCCACGATGCGTGGGTGCTTGATTACCGTGGTGTAAGCGGTGATGCGTGGTCGGAAATTTACCGCGTCTTTGCCCCGGAGTGGGGAGGGCCGGGAGTGCCTGACCGTAGTTGGATCTTGCGCTGGGGGTTCGATGCCACTCTGACCAAGTTTACGACGCAGGTGCGCGAGTTGCGTGCGTATCTGATGCCGGCGTGGCCGGGGTTGCCGGAACCGTTGGTAGCGCTGTTTAGCCATGACGCGCGCAAAAACATTCTCACCCCGCTGGGTGCGTGGTTGGCGCTGGCCGGTGTGTTCGCTGCGGTGGTCTTCCGACGGCAATGGTTGAGCCTCATGCTCTTTGCCTACACACCGTACATTGTCTTTATGCTCACTTACTGGCGCACCAACGAGGAACGGTACTGGGTGATGATCGTTCCGTGGCTGGCCCTTTTGGCGGCGTGGATGATCTGGGCCGGCTACGACCGGTTGGCGGCAATCGGCGATCGGCGTTGGGCGCCGCTGGGGCTGGTGTTGGCGTTGGTAGCGATTGGAACCATTGTGGCCGGATCACAGGCCGATATTGAGGACAAAGTACGGAACGAACCGCGCATTTGGCAGCAAGACCTCGCCGCCTACGAGTGGGTGCAGGCTAATACGCCACCTGATGCGGTGATCATGACCCGCTTACCGTGGCAGGTGAATTGGCATACTGAGCGACCGGCAGTCATGATTCCGAACACCGATGATCGGGCGTTGTTGCTCCAGATTGCCCGTCATTACGGTGCGCGCTATTTGGTACTCGAAAATCAGATGCGGGTAAAAGGTGATGCCGGACGTTTGCTGGCGCCGTTGATGGATCATAGCAACCAGCCCGGTATGGTGATTGATGGGTTTGAATTGCTCTATGCCAGCCCGACGCCCGATTTTCGCGCCTTTATCTATCGCATTCCCGATTCATAA
- a CDS encoding Rieske (2Fe-2S) protein — MERFKVCHRSEILPGQMRYVEIDGLPIGLANVAGTIYAFSDSCRHEGGPLSAGVLIGHTVTCPWHGWTYDVRTGKSLVPPVGLRIATYPVEVIDDDVFVLIDWSPT, encoded by the coding sequence ATGGAACGGTTCAAAGTTTGTCATCGCAGTGAGATCCTCCCCGGTCAGATGCGTTACGTTGAGATCGATGGCTTGCCGATTGGATTAGCGAATGTCGCCGGGACGATTTACGCTTTTAGCGACAGTTGCCGGCACGAGGGAGGGCCACTGTCGGCGGGTGTGTTGATCGGTCATACAGTGACGTGTCCATGGCACGGTTGGACATACGACGTGCGTACCGGTAAGAGTCTTGTGCCGCCGGTTGGATTGCGGATCGCTACCTACCCGGTTGAAGTGATCGATGACGATGTATTTGTCCTGATCGATTGGTCGCCAACCTAA
- a CDS encoding PspC domain-containing protein has protein sequence MNTQTQRLLRVRTERMLAGVAGGLARYFGIDPIIVRLIFVGLGLVNGIGVIIYLVLWLLMPNEDAAPTDNNLNVAIGEMQDVIERLFAEIRDVLRRL, from the coding sequence ATGAACACGCAAACGCAACGGCTCCTACGTGTGCGGACCGAGCGCATGCTGGCCGGGGTGGCCGGTGGGTTAGCGCGTTATTTTGGGATTGATCCGATTATCGTGCGGTTGATCTTTGTCGGGTTGGGGTTGGTGAACGGAATTGGCGTGATCATCTACCTGGTGTTGTGGTTACTGATGCCGAACGAAGATGCGGCCCCAACCGACAACAATCTCAACGTAGCCATTGGTGAGATGCAGGACGTTATCGAGCGGTTGTTCGCTGAAATCCGTGACGTGTTGCGCCGCCTATAA
- a CDS encoding glycosyltransferase: MRILMLASSLPKYPRETTAPFIEEIAAGIVARGHQVTLVAPWHPDLRRQARERGIELRFFRYAPHPALNIWGYAQSLQSDTQVRERAWLAAPFALTASWWALRRELRRAQAVGQPFDLVQAHWVLPNGPPAALAALAAQLPLVVSLHGSDIYLAETQPVMGKFAGLVFRKAAAVTACSADLSMRGVRLGANPARTFVIPYGVDPMQFRPDPAAAQRFRDAWHIPADAPLVLGLGRLVAKKGFSVLLDAWPAVLRMHPTARLVIAGYGDLRPALEAQAARLGIAPMVIFTGQLDRAWAVMAMAAADVFALPIVRDGVDGLPNVLLEAMGAARPIVAARVAGVPDVISDGVHGLIVPERDPAALAAAIGRLIADRALAERLGAAARRRIIEELTWANTAARYEAAFVAAVRGRSWA, translated from the coding sequence ATGCGTATCCTCATGTTGGCTTCTTCATTACCAAAATACCCGCGCGAGACCACCGCCCCGTTTATCGAAGAGATTGCAGCCGGGATCGTGGCCCGTGGTCATCAGGTGACGCTGGTAGCGCCGTGGCACCCCGATCTGCGGCGTCAGGCGCGTGAGCGGGGGATCGAGCTACGCTTTTTTCGTTATGCCCCGCATCCGGCATTGAACATCTGGGGGTATGCGCAATCGTTGCAGAGCGATACGCAGGTGCGTGAACGGGCATGGTTGGCCGCACCCTTTGCCTTGACCGCGTCGTGGTGGGCGTTGCGACGGGAACTGCGGCGAGCACAGGCTGTTGGTCAGCCGTTTGATCTGGTACAAGCGCATTGGGTGTTGCCCAACGGTCCTCCGGCCGCATTGGCAGCGCTGGCCGCCCAATTACCGCTAGTGGTGAGCTTACACGGCAGTGACATCTATCTGGCCGAGACACAGCCGGTGATGGGGAAGTTTGCCGGTTTGGTGTTCCGAAAGGCGGCAGCGGTAACGGCGTGTAGCGCCGATTTGAGTATGCGCGGGGTACGTTTGGGGGCCAATCCCGCGCGCACATTCGTCATTCCGTATGGTGTTGACCCTATGCAGTTTCGGCCCGATCCAGCGGCAGCCCAGCGTTTTCGGGATGCGTGGCATATTCCTGCCGATGCGCCGCTCGTATTGGGTTTAGGCCGGTTGGTGGCGAAAAAGGGGTTTAGCGTTCTGCTCGATGCGTGGCCGGCAGTGTTACGTATGCATCCAACGGCGCGGTTAGTGATTGCCGGTTACGGCGATCTGCGTCCGGCGCTCGAAGCACAAGCTGCTCGCCTGGGTATTGCGCCGATGGTTATCTTTACCGGCCAGCTCGATCGGGCATGGGCGGTGATGGCGATGGCAGCAGCCGATGTGTTTGCGCTCCCGATTGTCCGTGATGGGGTGGATGGGTTGCCCAACGTCTTGCTGGAAGCGATGGGGGCAGCGCGACCGATTGTGGCTGCACGGGTGGCCGGTGTGCCTGATGTGATTAGCGACGGGGTACACGGCTTGATCGTTCCTGAACGTGATCCGGCAGCACTCGCCGCTGCGATTGGCCGATTGATCGCCGATCGGGCGCTGGCCGAACGGTTAGGCGCCGCAGCACGCCGGCGGATTATCGAAGAATTGACGTGGGCGAATACCGCGGCTCGCTACGAAGCAGCCTTTGTGGCGGCAGTACGCGGTAGGAGTTGGGCATGA